One segment of Triticum aestivum cultivar Chinese Spring chromosome 2A, IWGSC CS RefSeq v2.1, whole genome shotgun sequence DNA contains the following:
- the LOC123189949 gene encoding uncharacterized protein: MLAVAAGQATLGEPSSSAPAAAAAAPKRRDPTPDHPPYSWMIEEAIQALGEDGGPAESAISGFIRGRYPGVPAAHDRFLRYYLAKHVAEGLFVCAAPGRYSCCSDDEPQPELALTEVLAAAAQPKRARGRPRKDDSLVVVKRGRGRPRRDDSQAAAVAVSAWPPMTGAKRGRGRPRKDGSAPKPASGKKFVSGSPSAMPKRRGRSRLLTDVGAADVSGEALVTDKKDSTEAPSATDKNHGEPRGLALVIVNDGSGAALVTEKDGGEAPAAKRPLLAKEPAAFSTPECSTQPCKLPLVAADENSAPALASDKEGDTEAPFVKHKRRRRTCRSEPAKSTCGSPSTSIADKKAGGNVASAPPKGRGWLRKPSLMAAADDEITPNEARSAQVKPRRKPRKQFLLNFYDEVPNSPKFCVLALPAQVPGATKAL; encoded by the exons ATGCTGGCCGTCGCGGCGGGGCAGGCGACGCTGGGGGAGCCGTCCTCGtcggcgccggccgccgccgccgccgcgcccaagcGCCGGGATCCCACGCCGGATCATCCACCGTATTCATGG ATGATCGAAGAGGCGATCCAGGCGCTGGGCGAGGACGGCGGCCCGGCGGAGTCCGCCATCTCGGGCTTCATCCGCGGCAGGTACCCCGGCGTCCCCGCCGCGCACGACAGGTTCCTCCGCTACTACCTCGCCAAGCACGTCGCCGAGGGCCTCTTCGTCTGCGCCGCGCCTGGGCGGTACTCTTGCTGCTCCGATGACGAGCCCCAGCCCGAGCTCGCACTCaccgaggtcctggcggcggcggcacagCCCAAGCGCGCCCGCGGTCGGCCTAGGAAGGATGACTCGCTGGTGGTGGTCAAGCGTGGGCGCGGTCGGCCTAGGAGGGATGATTCGCAGGCCGCTGCGGTGGCGGTGAGTGCTTGGCCTCCGATGACAGGGGCCAAGCGCGGCCGCGGTCGGCCTCGGAAGGATGGCTCGGCGCCCAAGCCGGCTTCTGGCAAGAAGTTTGTGAGCGGGTCGCCATCCGCGATGCCCAAACGCCGTGGCCGGTCTCGCCTTCTGACGGATGTAGGGGCGGCCGACGTCTCCGGCGAAGCGCTCGTCACGGACAAGAAAGACAGCACTGAGGCTCCATCCGCCACTGATAAGAACCATGGGGAACCCCGCGGGCTGGCACTTGTGATCGTCAACGACGGCTCTGGTGCAGCATTAGTCACGGAGAAAGATGGCGGTGAAGCTCCTGCAGCCAAGCGGCCGCTCTTGGCCAAGGAACCTGCCGCATTCAGTACGCCAGAGTGCAGCACCCAGCCCTGCAAACTGCCCCTTGTGGCAGCTGACGAAAACTCTGCTCCGGCCCTAGCCTCCGACAAGGAGGGTGACACTGAAGCTCCATTTGTGAAGCACAAGCGACGTCGTCGGACCTGCAGATCAGAGCCGGCAAAATCCACCTGCGGCTCTCCCTCGACATCAATTGCAGACAAGAAGGCCGGTGGCAACGTTGCATCTGCTCCACCCAAGGGCCGTGGCTGGTTGCGCAAACCGTCATTGATGGCTGCCGCCGACGATGAAATTACACCCAATGAGGCTCGATCAGCACAGGTCAAGCCGCGCCGCAAACCTCGCAAACAGTTTCTGCTGAACTTTTATGATGAGGTACCAAATAGTCCGAAGTTCTGTGTCCTCGCACTGCCTGCCCAGGTGCCGGGGGCAACAAAGGCGCTGTAG
- the LOC123189950 gene encoding glutamate dehydrogenase 2, mitochondrial, which yields MNALAATSRNFRQAARLLGLDSKLEKSLLIPFREIKVECTIPKDDGTLASFVGFRVQHDNARGPMKGGIRYHPEVDPDEVNALAQLMTWKTAVAAVPYGGAKGGIGCSPGDLSRSELERLTRVFTQKIHDLIGTHTDIPAPDMGTNSQTMAWIFDEYSKFHGHSPAVVTGKPIDLGGSLGRDAATGRGVMYATEALLAEYGKSISGSTFVIQGFGNVGSWAAQLIHEKGGKVIALGDVSGTIRNKAGIDVPALMKHRNEGGQLKDFHGAEVMDASELLVHECDVLLPCALGGVLNRENAPEIKAKFIIEAANHPTDPEADEILTKKGVVVLPDIYANAGGVIVSYFEWVQNIQGFMWEEEKVNMELHKYMNSAFQNIKAMCKSQDCNLRMGAFTLGVNRVARATILRGWEA from the exons atgaACGCGCTCGCCGCGACCAGCCGCAACTTCCGCCAGGCCGCCCGCCTGCTCGGCCTCGACTCCAAGCTCGAGAAGAGCCTCCTCATCCCCTTCCGCGAGATCAAG GTCGAATGCACCATCCCCAAGGACGACGGCACGCTGGCCTCCTTCGTGGGCTTCCGCGTGCAGCACGACAATGCCCGCGGGCCCATGAAAGGTGGCATCCGCTACCACCCCGAG GTTGATCCAGATGAAGTAAATGCACTTGCTCAGCTGATGACATGGAAGACTGCCGTTGCGGCAGTACCATATGGTGGAGCAAAGGGAGGAATAGGGTGCTCTCCCGGTGATTTAAGTAGGAGTGAGTTGGAGCGTCTGACGCGTGTATTTACTCAGAAAATTCATGACCTTATCGGAACTCATACCGATATTCCAGCTCCAGACATGGGAACTAATTCACAG ACCATGGCATGGATCTTTGACGAGTACTCAAAATTCCATGGTCACTCCCCAGCTGTTGTCACAGGGAAGCCCATA GATCTTGGTGGATCATTAGGTAGGGATGCGGCCACTGGGCGGGGTGTAATGTACGCTACTGAGGCTCTCCTGGCCGAATATGGGAAGTCTATTTCTGGATCAACCTTTGTTATTCAG GGATTCGGTAATGTTGGTTCATGGGCTGCACAACTCATCCATGAGAAAGGTGGTAAGGTAATTGCacttggagatgtatcaggcacaATCAGAAACAAAGCAGGAATAGACGTACCTGCTCTGATGAAGCACAGAAATGAGGGTGGTCAGTTGAAAGACTTTCATGGCGCTGAAGTCATGGATGCCTCAGAGTTGCTAGTGCATGAATGCGATGTCCTCCTCCCATGTGCCTTAGGCGGGGTTCTTAACAG GGAAAATGCCCCTGAAATTAAGGCCAAATTTATAATCGAAGCTGCTAATCATCCAACCGATCCAGAAGCTGATGAG ATTCTTACCAAGAAGGGAGTGGTCGTGTTACCTGATATCTATGCTAATGCTGGGGGTGTGATCGTTAGCTATTTTGAGTGGGTTCAG AACATTCAAGGATTCATGTGGGAAGAAGAAAAGGTGAACATGGAGCTCCATAAGTACATGAACAGCGCGTTCCAGAACATCAAGGCCATGTGCAAGTCTCAAGATTGCAACCTTAGGATGGGAGCATTCACCTTGGGAGTGAACCGGGTTGCTCGCGCCACCATCTTGAGGGGTTGGGAGGCATGA